Proteins encoded within one genomic window of Besnoitia besnoiti strain Bb-Ger1 chromosome II, whole genome shotgun sequence:
- a CDS encoding hypothetical protein (encoded by transcript BESB_035760) has translation MMKHLKLSSARVSCSFTRVTKSWASQGFHALGGLGKPHGFYPNLSDYDASSCGKRNRCGPTPAHSSVFLHVAYKQHAASVLHTGWRAPPQLAVNVAASYGGWISAPNFSSLWCSAPVKSSVKRPAPIFFSERRSAPSFFRVQLPQRQRATELDIEMYDSNLDVEMDDAFAFERETPCKDFFGFTNQMGSASCWTSPAEKAPPLDQARKRRACRRRDADDQHNAERRGGMRDN, from the exons ATGATGAAGCACCTGAAGCTGTCTTCGGCTCGCGTGTCCTGTTCCTTCACTCGCGTCACCAAGTCGTGGGCTAGTCAAGGTTTTCACGCTCTGGGCGGACTCGGCAAACCCCATGGCTTCTACCCCAACCTCAGCGACTATGACGCGAGCTCTTGCGGGAAGAGAAACCGCTGCGGTCCCACTCCAGCTCACTCCAGCGTTTTTCTCCACGTGGCCTACAAGCAGCACGCGGCTTCCGTTCTGCACACGGGGTGGagagcgcctcctcagctCGCTGTCAATGTCGCCGCCAGCTACGGCGGGTGGATCTCTGCGCCCAACTTTTCTAGCCTGTGGTGCTCTGCGCCTGTAAAATCCAGCGTGAAGCGGCCTGCGCCCATATTTTtcagcgagaggcgctctgcgcccAGCTTTTTCCGTGTGCAgcttccgcagcggcagcgcgcgactGAACTCGACATCGAGATGTACGACTCCAACCTCGACGTGGAGATGGACGACGCGTTCGCGTTCGAACGCGAAACCCCATGCAAGGACTTCTTTGGCTTCACCAACCAAATGGGAAGCGCATCGTGCTGGACATCGCCTGCGGAAAAGGCACCTCCGCTGGAtcaggcgaggaagcgccgcgcaTGTCG gcggcgcgacgcagacgaccaACACAacgcagagcgcagaggcggcatgCGCGACAACTAG
- a CDS encoding hypothetical protein (encoded by transcript BESB_035770) has protein sequence MSSSPGASPPGRLEGGGGSSPTPSSPVPRTKQGSSSSLRHGRPDDPSASGMRNARNERQHSPHGHREVIVWDGPEARRYEAEVLAVLHSFDKAKEWADLNNCLQKLLRVFSPPTTSSFAFSAAAPPPFFPFIPHKAVVAKRLAQCLNPLLPSGVHTRALETYAAIFERIGPDGLSGDLAIYSAGLLPFFQDGATHVKPLFLDLINAYYLPLGRQLIPCLSGLLVSVLPGLDDDKAPVFTYVLSTVWRLRDCVGERTFAAALWLALRRASRVRLAALSVLNQLITPSLPALLDDKERISALLPDREELVIGALEATFGDPSPLVKRQLLDVLIKDFPFDRPLLTRRETVRLLRAALRVLPLREWSLTRRFIQWITTHPDGILDVIDLSFLSKHVKGPLIETFKLELESHPSSTKEATYPLKSLSILIVDNEDLDGIAQELMPSLTVPLLRYLLRESANPTWGTSVLQESQQLFHAKLTQPDWAWAALGLEMQRMLSSIAPGSSSFSSVLSRADAAEGCVEVLLLASLYLSRAEGSTLPPEEASAAVEHGQPGAAAGRDEAPARAEAAPARGGGADLLGAEGTGERRSEAATLGLVDPREARSAHDEEDRENPLKPSRSVMGVEGLCGMLSLLSDILEGLHVLAPTFDSTPMTDGLLQTSRDCLLRVEEALHVHRLRRPRRQTSALLTLRRLSAVSNASASPAVGPPGDLAEGEDLLVIAHAGAASGAASAASGWASAASSPRRGPSSLPASRLETGSEQGDACASGEPAAHAHVRETPAGPAAASATAASVLSSSPLSPAGSRKGSSGCATDGLLSTREVNLERKKKRFLCAVQGFLAYTEALWIGIRANADSVEPRILATLDLLSDLQVTLYRMHTDLLAEFEGGETLGTPPSSGAEAEDAARRLARSGRAAAAAAAADGAAADEESSEGRSEGCFSSPWPGGCLPTWFCALLECSQVRPLPVACRALQSFLHLFNAFSPARRRFIVLNTSHCDEAAVRLWEALAVRGLDGEPRGVRAPSAVADLLLQLEASCCPEKEDVVQAVLLRALQAPNPQTRCEAIERFSLLWRCAHLQRRAVQQPLYALPTLVVLRALEETEPRIRHAARAFLRQAVHHLPHVLDPIFELLLHVDAPPAAPGELPDEGGGEPSSVSSPLTLCRPPPAGQEVASRLSSPLHLQCASPAAAQPPSARLVPLHASSSPCLPASAFVARALPVAASSPCLPAPSSFSPPAPSSVCPAAERTLDALRLLSSMLQCEGQLLTERMQSFLVAEPLQVRNALHSALLADAARPLESQPGGGSRKPTPAAEEGDDSRGGPERTPAGAYGDCVTVDYVDLFSVVALRFLRLTHPPSCAHDALLPGSTASSLSPGSLPHGASPLEDLGHASAPGEAAGRSPSPSPSVVASGRAALACAAGGASSAFAAVRGAAVELLHLFISSIHPVSRAKEVACLVTVPLVAALHEAVHNADAAMQSQLLRLLRVVMLQSTSPGPSCSPSARYLLAHSQLQLQQNLALQQQLQQLALFPAADALGGRAPRPVQPLGGAAAAPFPLFAAAVEAKKATLLPQLRALPEQAAAFLPVLLRSMDLCAGGEVRADRLSPEERNSGEAALRPSGAGDNNVEQSVDLATLYLKYLGAAQLAEASYTLIHFFCSQIMFAVRPAPSVFSSHVSSSAPALTSSSSSWHLRISSSSLSVLPGPRAATFASLPYTPLLASSPSCSSSSLSSPSLSSLGAKEAPAERRRRRDEACDGSGARPPCVALPASLLFLDGLSQVLQFLVEKASASSLEAEDSAQAPGGPFSPFFDLFAWSGGGGGAGSSRLSGESGVCRLEDRLAHVTALLPTIVFSCVAAVSATLPRLEPAARGRRAPSRVEGGRARRRHSTTRESKKAAGDEEPAPRDAEAQAEVEPRREGGRARFGGREAAGRRRADEMREEDADRQVADLDAKRNEEAVRMKVTAVMETLFTAFPRHFVQSCLAVWALGLNEEGDKLVALLFILKQCRNTVLTGLLPPLIAVFSESLRGSPAATHPLGVPPRPPNFASLSPAASFASFALARGSDKEGGLPRLLYASPAFSSSSFSSSFASSFLSPPFADVRLTRQRESVFLHFVYSLVVSAYPPLSVQRRLQTLPAAASSVAAAGAKKDALASSATDYLRLKTPPSAVESPAHTPRAALPSRPPAPSAAAGRADAEPGGEAGALHFGEAAAAAAAPLYSLKVADVSLLPPSPFPALGAVSVQDEVEAVWRGLLQLVSAFVAHPRQPVSVLWLLSLLLALDRVKAAKEATMASKKTRKELQELFRFAIFIAARQFGARVASASGNVFDVLSPLPPTADIVNQAVTLTQTPSSGLTPAGAPSSHGGAEREADGWEVERLRRASEQQGLRSRPSLASPPCLMTINKILIEKQLVAALVPTDAVEVAAHHALAVILMFLVEVGEINRRSPMTALFLQVLCDDFPVYVLPALHNQSPQGFSYRYLILCVLRYFPTRLFPAGLSMMKKALLENLPLLSFFSIDRRTLRSWERIGARVVSSDPQKLDVLLPSPHAGVFASKESDLSHRLRYLKRLAFLLLCSSKDVFQPQLAVVLEKLTEALKLNAANQAPGLTEQVFLCIRVLLLRLSSSALTPVWPIVLTELIKVFSSATSAATSPRSPPASALPASPCSSSSFVQAPASAPSLSLLLAALKVVDLAALLDLPEFRLYQWMFVEEHLFSNQLGAPADAAAAGAALEKNEQETAEKAGAQDGAGAAASGVSSRVGEKKSGERAEAADTPQGERESEAPEAEGAQKRVEQTEEGGEDVDASAEGQTRGEEPGVGTELEGAQAVEADQAAADTNEVDEAASDKEGAEPEERDDLMMFTPFSALLAQWDGGRAIAAQPSSSVSSSASVCGAESAAKGAARQPEEAAHAGGASVGDKGPREREKREDEALRCEGDGVSLSEETRAGRQRPAEQLARAARELNTASVSGTLLRTELDESLVERSIENDLLEVSDDLLDLWADMDCPSLLAHLWELYSCGFDMLLPAAPAMSPSGGLSSAGTL, from the exons ATGAGCTCTTcgccgggcgcctcgcctccagggcggctggagggcggcggaggctcctCACCAACGCCGAGTTCTCCAGTGCCCCGGACAAAGCAAGGTtcatcttcctctcttcgccacGGGAGACCGGACGACCCAAGCGCGTCGGGGATGAGAAACGCACGGAATGAGCGCCAACATTCGCCCCACGGCCACAGAGAAGTTATTGTGTGGGACGGCCCTGAGGCGCGAAGATATGAAGCCGAAGTGCTCGCTGTTCTTCACAGTTTTGATAAGGCGAAGGAATGGGCAGATCTGAACAACTGCCTCCAGAAACTTCTGCGCGTGTTTTCTCCTCCAACGACTTCCTCTTTCGCgttctctgctgcggctccacCCCCTTTCTTTCCCTTCATTCCACACAAAGCCGTTGTGGCCAAGCGTCTAGCCCAGTGCCTCAACCCCCTTCTTCCTTCCGGTGTTCACACGCGGGCCCTCGAGACCTATGCGGCCATTTTCGAACGGATTGGACCTGACGGTTTGTCCGGAGATTTGGCCATCTAcagcgccggcctcctcccGTTCTTCCAAGATGGAGCCACGCACGTCAAACCTCTGTTTCTCGATCTCATCAATGCCTACTACTTGCCTCTCG GTCGACAGCTGATTCCGTGTCTGTCGGGCTTGCTGGTCTCCGTGCTCCCTGGACTCGACGACGACAAAGCTCCAGTTTTTACCTACGTCTTATCGACTGTTTGGCGCCTGCGGGATTGCGTGGGAGAGCGcaccttcgcggcggcgctgtggctagctctccggcgcgccagccgcgtgCGGCTAGCTGCCCTCAGCGTCCTGAACCAGCTAATCACGCCTTCACTGCCTGCTCTACTCGACGACAAG GAACGCATTTCCGCGCTTCTGcccgacagagaggagctCGTCATcggcgcgctcgaggccACCTTTGGAGATCCAAGTCCTCTCGTCAAGCGCCAGCTGCTAGACGTGCTGATCAAGGACTTCCCCTTCGACCGGCCCCTGCTGACTCGAAGGGAGACG gttcgcctcctccgcgctgccttgcgcgtgctgccgctgcgcgaaTGGTCGCTGACTCGGCGATTCATTCAGTGGATAACGACGCACCCCGATGGAATCCTCGACGTCATCGACTTGTCTTTCCTCTCGAAGCAC GTGAAGGGCCCTCTGATTGAAACGTTCAAACTGGAGCTGGAGAGTCACCCAAGCTCGACAAAGGAGGCGACCTATCCTCTCAAAAGTCTCTCGATTTTGATTGTGGACAACGAGGACCTCGACGGGATTGCACAGGAGCTCATGCCTTCCCTCACAGTTCCCCTTCTGCGCTACTTGTTGAG AGAGTCGGCGAACCCCACGTGGGGAACGAGCGTCCTCCAGGAGTCTCAGCAGCTCTTCCACGCGAAGCTGACTCAGCCGGACTGGGCGTGGGCTGCTCTCGGCCTCGAGATGCAACGCATGCTCTCTTCGATTGCGCCGGGCTCCTCGAGCTTCTCCTCTgtgctctcgcgcgccgacgcggcggaaggctGCGTCGAGGTTCTGCTGCTCGCTTCGCTCTACTTGAGCCGCGCCGAGGGCTCCACGCTCCCGCCcgaggaggcgtctgcggctgtggAGCACGGCcagccgggcgccgcggcggggagagacgaggcgcccgcccgagcagaagccgcgccagcgcgcggcggaggggcagACCTCCTGGGCGCAGAGGGgacaggcgagaggcggagcgaggcggcgacgctcggACTGGTCGAtccgagggaggcgcggagtgcgcacgacgaggaggaccgAGAGAACCCGCTGAAGCCAAGTCGGAGTGTGATGGGAGTCGAAGGACTGTGCGGCATGCTTTCGCTTCTTAGCGACATTCTTG AGGGGCTGCACGTGCTAGCCCCGACGTTTGACTCGACGCCGATGACAGACGGGCTCCTGCAGACTTCGCGCGACTGTCTCCTGCGCGTGGAAGAAGCTCTCCACGTTCACCGCCTTCGACGGCCGCGTAGGCAGACCTCGGCGCTTCTGACTCTGCGACGGCTCTCCGCGGTCTCGAACGCCTCAGCATCTCCCGCGGTCGGTCCTCCCGGCGACctcgcggaaggcgaagacctGCTCGTGATCGCGCatgcgggcgccgccagcggcgcggcctccgcagccagcggctgggcgtccgccgcctcaagtcctcgtcgcggcccttcgtctctgcctgcttcgcggctgGAGACGGGCAgcgagcagggcgacgcttgcgcctcaggcgagcccgcggcgcatgcgcacgtgagagagacgccggccggccctgcggcggcctccgcgacggccgcgtcggtgctgtcctcctcgcctctttCGCCAGCGGGGTCGCGgaagggcagcagcggctgcgcgaccgatggccttctctccacgcgcgagGTGAATCTGGagcggaagaaaaaacgcttcctctgcgccgtccaGGGCTTCCTCGCCTACACCGAGGCGCTGTGGATCGGGATCAGGGCCAACGCGGACAGCGTGGAGCCTCGAATCCTCGCGACGCTCGACCTCCTCAGCGACCTACAG GTCACTTTGTATCGCATGCACACCGACTTGCTAGCGGAgttcgagggcggcgagacgctggggacgccgccgagctcgggagccgaggccgaagacgccgcacgacgcctcgcgcgcagcgggcgcgcggcagctgcggctgcggctgcggatggggctgcggcggacgaagagagcaGTGAAGGCAGATCAGAAggctgtttttcttctccatGGCCAGGCGGGTGCCTGCCGACGTGGTTCTGTGCGTTGCTGGAGTGCAGCCAAGTGCGTCCCCTGCCCGTGGCCTGTCGGGCTCTCCAGAGCTTCCTGCATCTGTTCaacgccttctcgccggcgcggcggcggttcATCGTTCTGAACACCTCGCACTGCGACGAAGCGGCAGTGCGACTGTGGGAGGCACTCGCGGTCCGAGgcctcgacggcgagccgcgcggcgtccgcgcgccgagcgcagTCGCGGATCTTCTGTTGCAGCTGGAGGCAAGTTGCTGCccggagaaggaagacgtcGTTCAGGCCGTgcttctgcgcgcgctccAGGCGCCGAATCCGCAGACGCGGTGCGAGGCCATCGAGCGGTTTTCGCTCctctggcgctgcgcccacctgcagcgacgcgcagtgcagcagccgctctACGCGCTCCCGACGCTCGTcgttctccgcgcgcttGAGGAAACCGAGCCGCGGATTCGGCACGCCGCCAGGGCCTTCCTCCGCCAAGCGGTTCATCACCTTCCCCACGTCCTCGACCCGATTttcgagctgctgcttcaCGTGGACGCCCCTCCCGCGGCCCCCGGCGAGCTGCCtgacgaaggaggcggcgagccgtCTTCCGTCTCGTCGCCCCTGACGCTCTGCAGGCCGCCACCCGCCGGGCAGGAGGTTGCCTCGCGGCTTTCATCGCCTCTGCACCTGCagtgcgcgtcgccagcggcagcccaacccccgtcggcgcgcctcgtgccgctgcatgcgtcgtcttccccgtgtctgccggcgtcggcgttcgTCGCGCGGGCTCTGCcggtcgcggcctcgtcgccgtgcctgccggcgccgagttcgttctcgcctccggcgccctcgtcggtatgccccgccgcggagcgcacactcgacgcgctgcggctcctgaGCAGCATGCTGCAGTGCGAAGGCCAGCTGCTGaccgagcgcatgcagagcttCTTGGTCGCTGAACCGCTTCAGGTGCGCAACGCACTCCACAGtgcgctgctggcggacgctgcgcgccctctggAGTCGcagcccggcggcggcagccgcaagccaacgcccgccgcggaggagggagacgactCTCGGGGGGGCCCGGAgcggacgccggcgggcgcctaCGGCGACTGCGTCACGGTAGACTACGTCGACTTGTtcagcgtcgtcgcgcttcgcttcctccgcctcacgCATccgccgagctgcgcgcATGATGCGCTGCTTCCCGGTTCGACTGCCTCGTCGCTCAGCCCCGGGTCGCTCCCGCACggagcgtcgccgctggaggaTTTGGGCCACGCGTCCGCCCCCggggaggccgcgggccgctcgccctcgccgtcgccctccgtcgTGGCCTCTGGGCGCGCGGCGttggcctgcgcggcgggcggtgcctcgtcggcgttcgcggcggttcgcggcgcggctgtggAGTTGCTGCACCTGTTCATCTCCTCGATTCACCCTGTGAGCCGTGCGAAGGAGGTAGCGTGTCTGGTGACGGTGCCGCTggtcgccgcgctccacgAGGCGGTTCAcaacgcggacgcggcgatGCAAtcgcagctgctgaggctgctgcgcgtcgtcaTGCTGCAATCGACGTCTCCGGGTCCCTcctgctcgccctcggcgcgctACTTACTCGCGCactcgcagctgcagctgcagcagaacctcgcgctgcagcagcagctgcagcagctcgcgctcttccccgccgcggacgccctcggcgggcgcgccccccgccccgtgcagccgctcggcggcgcggccgcggcgcccttcccgctcttcgccgccgcggtagaggcgaagaaggcgacgctgctgccgcagctccgcgccctgCCCGAACaggccgcggccttcctgcCTGTGCTTCTCCGCAGCATGGATCTCTGCGCGGGAGGTGAGGTTCGCGCCGACAGACTCAGCCCCGAGGAGCGAAACtccggcgaggctgcgctgcggccctccggcgccggcgacaacAACGTTGAACAATCCGTCGACCTCGCCACTCTGTATCTCAA ATACctgggcgctgcgcagctggcggaggcgtcctACACGCTGATTCACTTTTTCTGCTCCCAGATCATGTTTGCGGTGCGACCGGCGCCCTCTGTCTTCTCGTCTcacgtctcctcttctgcgcctgctctcacgtcttcttcgtcttcgtggCACCTCCGCATttcgtcctcgtctctctctgtcctgCCTGGGCCTCGTGCGGCAaccttcgcgtcgctgccctacacgccgcttctcgcgtcttctccgtcgtgctcgtcctcctctctctcctcgccctctctctcttcgctgggTGCcaaggaggcgcccgccgagcgccggaggcgccgcgacgaggcctgcgacggcagcggcgcgcggccgccgtgcGTGGCTCTTCCGGCctcgcttctttttctggACGGTCTGTCGCAGGTGCTGCAGTTCCTcgtggagaaggcgagcgcctcgtcgctggaggcggaggacagcgcgcaggcgccgggaGGGCCGTTTTCACCCTTCTTCGATTTGTTCGcgtggagcggcggcggcggcggcgcgggctcgtcgcgcctgagcggcgagagcggggTGTGCCGACTCGAAGACCGGCTGGCTCACGTgaccgcgctgctgccgacgatcgtcttctcctgcgtggcggccgtctccgccacgctgccgcgcctcgagcctgccgcgcgagggcgcagagcaCCCTCGCGCGTGGAGGGCGGACGCGCACGACGGAGACACTCCACCACGCGCGAGagcaagaaggcggcgggcgacgaggaaccggcgccgcgcgacgctgaGGCTCAAGCCGAGgtcgagccgcgccgcgagggaggacgcgcgaggttcggagggcgcgaggcggcgggcagaagacgcgcagacgagatgcgcgaagaggacgcagatCGACAGGTGGCAGACCTCGACGCGAAACGCAACGAAGAAGCCGTGCGAATGAAAGTCACCGCCGTCATGGAGACTCTCTTCACAGC GTTTCCACGGCACTTCGTTCAAAGCTGCCTGGCGGTGTGGGCGCTGGGGCTgaacgaggagggcgacaagCTGGTCGCGCTTCTCTTCATTCTCAAACAATGCCGCAACACAGTCCTTAC GGGcttgctgccgccgctcatTGCCGTCTTTTCTGAGTCGCTGcgaggctcgccggcggcgactcaTCCTCTGGGTgtccctccgcggcctcctaactttgcgtcgctgtctccaGCGGCCTCGTTCGCTTCGTTCGCACTGGCGCGAGGCAGTGACAAGGAGggcggccttccgcggctgctgtacgcgtcgccggccttttcttcgtcttccttctcctcgtccttcgcctcATCGTTTCTGTCGCCGCCGTTTGCGGACGTGCGCCtcacgcggcagcgcgagtcGGTTTTTCTGCACTTCGTCTATTCGCTTGTCGTCTCTGCGTACCCGCCACTAAGTgtccagcggcgcctgcagacgctccccgcggcggcgtcctcagtcgccgcggcgggcgcgaagaaagacgctctcgcctcgtcggcaACAGACTATCTTCGGCTGAAGACACCCCCCTCTGCCGTGGAGTCGCCCGCTCAtacgccgcgggcggctctACCCTCTCGCCccccggcgccctccgcggccgcaggcagggcggacgccgagccgggtggcgaggcgggcgcgctgcacttcggcgaggcggccgccgcggcggcagcgcccctCTACAGTCTGAAGGTCGCCGAcgtgtcgctgctgccgccgtcgccgttccccgccctcggcgccgtctctgtgCAGGACGAAGTGGAGGCGGTgtggcgcggcctgctgcagtTGGTGTCGGCGTTCGTCGCGCATCCGCGGCAGCCGGTCTCGGTGCTGTggctcctctcgctgctgcttgcGCTAGATCGCGTCAAGGCTGCGAAGGAGGCTACGATGGcctcgaagaagacgcggaaagaGCTGCAGGAACTCTTCCGCTTCGCGATCTTcatcgccgcgcggcagttcggcgcgcgcgtcgcctccgccagcgggAACGTCTTCGATGTCCTCTCGCCGCTTCCCCCCACGGCGGATATCGTCAACCAGGCGGTGACGCTCACGCAGACGCCCTCAAGCGGGCTCAcacctgccggcgcgccttccagccacggcggcgccgagcgcgaagcgGACGGCTGGGAGGTCGAGAggctccggcgcgcctcagaGCAGCAGGGGCTTCGCAGTCGaccgtcgctcgcctctccgccctgcCTCATGACGATCAACAAAATTTTGATTGAAAAGCAACTCGTGGCTGCGCTCGTTCCCACCGACGCCGTGGAAGTCGCCGCCCACCACGCTCTCGCTGTCATTCTCATGTTCCTTGTCGAG GTCGGCGAAATCAATCGCCGAAGCCCCATGACAGCACTCTTCCTCCAAGTTTTGTGCGACGACTTCCCGGTTTACGTGCTGCCTGCGCTTCACAACCAGTCGCCTCAG GGTTTTTCTTATCGCTATCTGATTCTCTGCGTGCTGAGGTATTTCCCAACGCGCCTGTTTCCCGCGGGGCTCTCGATGATGAAGAAGGCGTTGCTCGAGAActtgcctcttctctctttcttctccatTGATCGGCGCACCCTGCGCAGCTGGGAACGcatcggcgcgcgcgtcgtcagCAGCGACCCCCAGAAACTCGATGTCCTGCTTCCCTCGCCTCATGCAGGA GTTTTTGCTTCCAAGGAAAGCGACTTGTCGCACCGCCTGCGGTAcctgaagcgcctcgcgtttctgcttctctgcagcagcaaagACGTCTTCCAGCCTCAGCTGGCGGTTGTCCTCGAGAAGCTGACAGAGGCGTTGAAACTGAACGCAGCGAACCAGGCTCCAGGGCTGACAGAACAG gtcttcttgtgtattcGCgtgcttctgcttcgcctgtcgtcctccgcgctgACGCCTGTGTGGCCTATAGTGCTGACGGAGTTGATCAAagtcttctcctctgcgacgTCCGCGGCGACTTCGCCTCGAtctccgcctgcgtccgcgctgcccgcgtcCCCGTGTTCTTCTTCCAGCTTCGtccaggcgcccgcgagcgcgccgtcgctctcgctgcttctcgccgcgctgaaAGTCGTCGatctcgcggcgcttcttgACCTGCCCGAGTTTCGGCTGTATCAGTGGATGTTTGTCGAGGAGCACCTGTTTTCGAATCagctcggcgcgcccgcagacgcggctgcagctggagcGGCCCTTGAGAAAAACGAACAAGAGACAGCGGAAaaagcaggcgcgcaggacggcgccggtgcagcagcgtcgggtgtctcttcgcgcgtaggggagaagaagagcggagaaagggcggaggccgcagacacgccgcagggcgagcgcgagagcgaggcgccggaagcagagggcgcgcagaagcgcgtcgaacagacagaggaaggaggagaggaCGTGGATGCGTCAGCAGAAggccagacgcgcggcgaagagccggGAGTGGGCACggagctcgagggcgcgcaggcggtcgAAGCAGatcaggcggcggcggacacGAACGAGGTAGACGAGGCTGCGAGCGACAaggaaggcgccgagcccGAAGAGCGGGACGACTTGATGATGTTCACCCCGTTCAGCGCGCTTCTGGCGCAGTgggacggcggccgcgccatcgccgcgcagccttcAAGCTCTGTCAGCTCGTCTGCTtcggtctgcggcgccgagagcgccgcgaagggagcagctcgccagcctgaggaggctgcgcacgccggaggcgcgtccGTGGGAGACAAAGGGCCTCGAGAACGCGAAAAAcgggaggacgaggcgctgcgatGCGAAGGGGacggcgtgtctctctccgaggagacgcgcgcgggtcgccaGAGACCTGCAGAA CAACTGGCgagggccgcgcgcgagctcaACACAGCTTCCGTGTCGGGAACGCTGCTGCGCACCGAGCTGGACGAGTCTCTCGTGGAAAG GTCCATTGAGAACGACTTGTTGGAAGTCTCCGACGACCTGCTCGACCTCTGGGCAGATATGGACTGCCCGAGCCTGCTTGCGCACCTGTGGGAGCTCTACAGTTGCGGATTTGACatgctgctgcctgcggcaCCCGCTATGTCTCCTTCGGGGGGCCTGTCCAGCGCGGGCACCCTCTAA